The Chitinibacter bivalviorum genomic interval ATGCGCACAATGGCCGACAACAGCCACGTAACAAAGAATATAACAATAAAGCCAGCAGCATAACGCAAGCTATCATTAGGCAAGCTGTGCGGCATCCATTCAGCAGCTTGGCCAGCAAAGTGGGACGCGCACCAAAATGACAATACCCAGGCCAGCAAAGCCAAGATTTCCTGCGTTAGCCCTCGCATTACCGATAAAAACATCGACAGGCCGAGAATAGCCAGCGCAATGTAATCAAATTGCGTCATGGCGCAGCCTGAACAATCAATTTACCTGGGACACCTAAAGCATCTAAACGCTGCAACCACGCCTTAGCTTTTGCTTCATCATGCCCTGGACCGATACGAACTCGGGTTAATTCGCCCTTTGGAGTGGTCACTTTTTCAGAGCGCGCTGGTATTCCTGCATCTGTGAGCTTTTTAAGCGTTTGTAGAGCCTTACTTTCATCAGCATATGCACCAATTTGGATGTAGTACAAATTCGACTTATCGCTCTTCGGTTCAACAGATTTAACTTCCACCGTTTTACCCGTACTAGTGCCTTCCAAAATCGCTTTAGGGTCGGCAGGCGCTTTAGTTGATTGTGGTTTAAGGGTTGGTTTTGGTGATGGTTTGGCTGTTGGTTTTACAATTGGCTTAGCTGTAGCTTTTACAGCTGCATTTTCTTCAGCTTGTAGCGAGGTGGCATCAGGTACCACTTTTGGCGCTTTTTCTTGATGGCTAACCAACTTGCCAGGCAGCGCAATTGGGGCGACATGCGAAGCCTCTGGCACTTGGGGCGTTACAACAGGAGCCTCTGCAATAATCGCTGAAGCAATAGCAATAGGCGCGCTTGCAACTTGACTCGCAGTTTGGCTCACCACAGAGGATAGTGCTGGCGCACTCGATATAATTTCGACCGATTGTGTTTCAAGCAAAGATTTTGGTGGTTCACCATCGAGCGCAGTCCACAACACCGTCAACGCAAATATAACTAGTGCGATTGCACCCACTAAGCGGCGGCGCGCTCTTTTTCTCAGCTCTTGCAACTCGTCGCTAACATTGGCCATAAATTCAGTGTCCACGTGCCGTCATTACTTCCGACACGGTATAGAAAGATCCAAAGACCAAGATTCTATCAGCTTCGTTAGCCATCTCACAGGCTGACTGATAAGCTTTTTCAATGCTTTCGCATTGAATTACACGAGCTAATGGCGAGTGTGCGGCAATAAGCTCAGCCAAAACACTAGCTTGTGCTGCACGCGGCAGATTGGGTGCTGCAACATGCCAAACATCGATCCGATCGGCCACCAGTTTGATCACGCCTTCAATATCTTTATCTTGCATCATACCCAACACAGCATGGGTCACAGGATGAAAGCCCATATTATCTAGGCTGGCGCGAAAAACAGCGGCAGCGTGCGGATTGTGCGCGACATCGAGCACCACTACGGGTCGACCAGGCAGCACTTGAAAACGAGCTGGCCACTCCACTTCCAGCAGCCCGCGTTTAATATCACCTAGACTAATCGGTAGCTGCGCCTTGACTGCTTCAAGCAAACCTAATGCCATCGCGGCGTTCGCCATTTGATATTTGCCCCGCAAGGCAGGAATAGGCAGTGCATTTTTACGGACGCCGGTTTTATCCCACCACACCCACTGCTGACCTTCCGCTTGCATCTCAAAACCAAAATCCACGCCAATTAATTGCAAATTGGCACCGATTGCGTGTGCGGTATCGATCAGGGATTGGGGTGGATATGGGTCGGCACATAAAGCTGCCTTTCGAGGGCGATATACTCCCGCCTTTTCAATTGCAATCGCTTCTCGTGTATCACCTAAATAGGCCTGATGATCAATCCCTATGGTGACCACGCCAGAGACGGAAGGCTCAAAGATATTCACCGCATCAAGACGGCCGCCTAAGCCAACCTCTAAGATGGCAACATCCACTTCTTGCTGCATAAACTGATGCACAGCAGCTAAGGTGCCGAACTCGAAATAACTTAATGAAATATCTTGCCGCGCAGCTTCAATTGCCACAAAACTTTCCACAATGGGTTGATCGTCGATGGGCACGCCATTGATTGCAATACGTTCATTGTATTTCAGTAAATGCGGGGAGGTGTAAGTGCCAACTTTATAGCCAGCAATGGTGAGTATCCGCGTGAGCATGGCGCAGACAGAGCCTTTCCCGTTGGTACCCGCCACCGTAATGACGAGGCAACGAGGGAAAAGCCCCATGCGTTGTTGGACAGTTTTTACGCGCTCCAAGCCCATGTCGATCGCCATGGGATGTAGATTTTCCAAATAATTCAGCCAAGCGGCCAAATCCCGCTCTACACCCATTGCGATAGAATCAGACATTAATTTACAGAGGCTTGGTTATTCAATAAAGTCAGAACATCAGCTAGGCGCTGACGCAATTCACGACGATCAACAATCATGTCAATCGCACCTTTTTCAAGCAAGAACTCAGAGCGCTGAAATCCTTCTGGCAGTGTTTCGCGCACAGTTTGCTCAATGACACGTGGCCCAGCAAAACCAATCAATGCACCCGGCTCGGCCATTACGACATCACCAATAAATGCAAAAGAAGCTGAAACACCACCCATGGTTGGATCGGTTAACAAAGAAATAAACGGCAGCTTTTTATCCGCCAATTTGGTCAAAATGGCATTGGTTTTCGCCATTTGCATCAAGGAATTCAAGCCTTCCATCATACGGGCGCCGCCAGAGGCAGAAACACAGATGAATGGAATATTATTTTCAATCGCCACCCGCACGCCGCGCACAAATCGCTCGCCAACCACAGAGCCCATCGAACCGCCGATGAATTTGTACTCAAATGCAGCCACCACAACTGGCACAGTCAAAATGCTGCCCTGCATGACGACCATTGCGTCATCTTCGCCTGTTGCGCTAGCAGATGCAGTTAACTGATCGCTATAACGTTTATTGGCTTTAAATTTCAAAATATCGACCGGCTTTACTTCCGACCCAATTTCAAAACGGCCCTCAACATCAAGCAATTGATTTAATCGTTCGCGTGCCGGCACCGCATTGTGAAAGCCGCACTTTGGACATACTTCAAGATTATTTTCTAAGTCCGAACGATACAGTACGGCGCTACACGCCGAACATTTGCTCCACAAGCCTTCAGGCACGGCCGACTTATTGGGGGTCGTACGACTTTTGATTTTTGGCGGTAATAATTTTTGCAGCCAACTCATTGTGTTCTCCTTAGCCCGTTACGCGCGAGCTGTATCCATTGCAGCGCGTACGCCAGATAAGAATTGCGTCAGACGCTCAGCCAAACCTTCTTCACCGAGTTCAGCTTCCTGCACCAGACGCGAGCCGATCACAACTGCATCGGCAATTTTTGCGACATTTTTGGCTGATTCGGCATCACGAATACCGAAACCCACGCCAATTGGTAAATCCAGATATTGCTTTAAAAAGTCCAATTTTTCTGCGACAGCCGCGATATCGAGATTGGCCGAGCCCGTAACGCCTTTAAGCGATACGTAATACACATAACCACTAGCTAGACGAGCCACTTCTTTAACGCGAGACTCTGGCGTGGTTGGTGCCAACAAGAAAATCGGATCTAAGCCGTGTTTTTTATAAACCGCAACTGACTCTTCAGCCTCTTCAGGCGGCATATCAACGGTTAATACACCATCTACACCAGCGGCAATGGCTGCTTGTGCAAACACTTCGTAACCCATTGCCTCAACTGGATTGGCGTAACCCATTAACACGACAGGCGTTGTCGTGTTGGTTTCACGAAATTGAGCCACATAAGCAAGGACATCGCGTAATGACACATTGTATTTCAGGGCACGCTCAGAAGCGCGCTGAATTACGGGGCCGTCCGCCATTGGGTCAGAGAACGGCACGCCCAATTCCAGAATGTCTGCCCCTCCCGCTACCAATGCATGCATCAATTTGACGGTTTGATTCGGGTTGGGGTCCCCCGCCGTAATAAACGGGATCAAGGCCTGACGGTTTGCCGCCTTGAGATTTTGCATTACCAATTCAATACGTGACATAGGGTATATCTACCAAAGCAATACTGAGATTGATCTTGGGGCATATACCCCAAGATTATAATTAAAGTTGAATACCAAGTTTCTTAGCAATCGTCGGAATATCTTTATCGCCACGACCTGACAAATTTACCAGCAAGATTTGATCTTTGCTCATCGTCGCAGCCATTTTTGATGCTTGCGCTAAGGCATGACTTGATTCCAATGCCGGAATAATGCCTTCATATTTGCACAAATCATGGAAGGCCTGCATCGCTTCATCGTCGTTAATTGCCACGTATTCCGCGCGACCAATATCTTTCAAATGACTATGTTCAGGGCCAACGCCTGGGTAATCCAGGCCCGCAGACATTGAGTGAGTCTCACTAATCTGGCCATTTCCATCGTGCATCAGATATGAGCGCTGTCCGTGCAGGACACCCGCTTTCGCATTGGAAGTTAATGGCGCGGCGTGGCGACCTGTTTCAACACCATCACCACCCGCTTCCACACCAATCAAACGCACTCCAGGCACTTCGATATAGGGATGGAAAATACCAATCGCATTCGAACCACCGCCCACACAAGCAATGACCGCATCAGGCTGGCGGCCAATCATTTCCTGCATCTGAACTTTACATTCCTCACCAATCACCACCTGAAAATCACGCACTAATTGCGGATAAGGGTGTGGGCCAGCTGCGGTTCCAATAATATAGTACGTTGAATCCACATTAGTGACCCAGTCACGCATTGCCTCATTCATCGCGTCTTTCAATGTGCGAGTACCAGACTCAACGGCTACTACGGTAGCACCCAACAACTTCATCCGAAATACATTCGGAGCCTGGCGAGCAACGTCTTCTGCGCCCATGTACACCACGCATTCCATACCATAGCGAGCAGCGACCGTCGCAGAAGCAACACCATGCTGCCCTGCTCCAGTCTCTGCAATCACGCGCTTCTTACCCATACGGCGCGCTAGCAATGCTTGGCCAATGGTGTTGTTGACTTTATGTGCACCAGTGTGATTCAAATCTTCACGTTTCAGATAAATTTGCGCGCCACCAATAGCATTCGACCAACGCTCGGCATGGTAAATTGGGCTTGGGCGGCCAACATAATGTTTCAGATCATGGCGATACTCAGCCATAAAAGCAGGGTCTTTAATCGCGGCTTCAAATTCATGCTTCAGTTCTTCTAGAGCAGGAATTAAAGTTTCGGCAACATAAATGCCGCCATGCTGACCAAAGTGACCACGTGGATCAGGCTGCTGATATTTATCGTTCATCTTTATCTCACACTGTGTACGGCATTAATAAATGCTTGAACCCGCTCTAAATCTTTGATGCCTTTACTTGATTCGACACCACTCGACACATCAACCGCCCAAGGTTGAACTTGCTGAGTAGCGAAAGCCACATTCTCTGGATGTAACCCACCAGATAATATCAGTGGCAGCGGCAAAGTATCAGGCAATAGCGCCCAATCAAATGCTTCACCAGTACCACCAGGCACACCATCAACCCAAGCATCAACCAAAATGCCTCGACATAATGGATGGACATATCGCTGGGCGTATTCTACCAAATTTAGATCAGGTTTTACCCTGACGGCCTTGATAAAAGCACGATCATATTGAATACATTCGTCCAATGTCTCATCACCATGAAATTGCAGTAAGTCTAGCGAAACAGCAGACAACACAGACCTGACAACTTCAGCCTGCGCATTCACAAATAAACCCACCGTTGATACAAACGCCGGCAGAGCTGCGCTAATTTCAGCGGCCAACTCAATAGATACATTGCGAGGACTAGGCGGATAAAACACCAAACCAATCGCATCCGCCCCCATACCAATTACACGCAAGGCCGTGGCGCGATCACGCAAACCGCAAATTTTAATACGAGGGATCACGTCGATTCCTTAAATCAAGCCAAATCGATATTCTGGTTCAGTTGGAAGGGCATATTGCTCGGGATAGCTAACACCGGTCAGATACAAGCCATCAGGCATAAAGGTAGGAGGCGCCACACTTCGATTGCGCTGCTCAATCAACCAAGCCATCCACTCGGCTGATTCGTTGCCTTTACCAATATGAAGCAAGGCCCCCATCATATTGCGCACCATATGATGCAAAAAAGCCGTTGCGCTAAAATCAAAATAAATTAAATCACCCTGCTGTCCGATTTCGATTTTTAGCATTTTTTTTACAGGGGACAGGGCCTGGCACTCCGCAGCCCTGAAGCTGCTAAAATCATGCTCACCCAATAGATATTGGCTAGCGAATTTAATGGCGTTTAAATCAAGTTGATTATGTATCCAGCCCACTTTGCCAGCCCAAAGACTAGGGCGGATAGGATGCTGCAATAACAGATAGCGATAATGGCGCGCAGTAGCGACAAAACGCGAATGAAAGTCAGATGGCACTTGTTTTGCCCACAAAACAGAAACACCATCAGGCAAAAAACTATTAACGCCACGCACCCAAGCGGTGATTGGCCGATTAGCAGCCGTATCAAAATGCACAATCTGGCGCGTCGCATGCACCCCAGCATCAGTACGGCCTGCAGCATGCACACGCAATGAATGGCCAGCCATACGCCCTACAGCACGCTCCATCTCACCCTGCACTGTTGCAACATCAGGTTGAATTTGCCAGCCGTTAAATGCATGCCCATCATATTCCACTGCTAATGCATATCGTTTTACTTCCAAAGCGCGCTATTCCCAATACAAACAGTTAAAACGATCAGCAAAAACTGAACATTCAATATAATTTTCTGCCACTGCGACATCCCATCAAGGATGAGAATTTCGCCTTGTACACTATCAAGACCTGCATCCATTAAACCCTGCAATAATTCATAGAAGGATTTTCTTTGCTCCAACAGCATCTCTGCGTCAATCAAAGTCAAAGCTAGTCGAGCCGCACAGCGCTCAATATCAACACCCAACCACGAGAGAGGCTTTGCGCAACAATACAGAGCCGAAACTATATCGTCCTTATCAAGAAACGTCAGCAAGATTTGCAAACTACTGGCAACCACTAATAGGCGCATACCCTGCTCGAACCCTAACCGCACACCCTCCACTGTAGGCGAAAACCAATACGGAGAAAGATACACACCAGGTGTAGTCCATGCATAAATAACTACCATCGCCAAGAATAGCCAGCGCATCCTAGGCAGGCAGCGAATCAGCCGAGCCCGAGCAATGAGCACAGACAACACCACCACTACAAATCCAAAAACAAAAAGAGCAAAGCGCTCAAGCCATGGCAGAAAACTTAGCAGCCATAACCAGAGCGCCAGCAAATGAGCAGCGTGAATTTTCAATCGTATTTACAAATCAAAGGTCAGCCAATAGTGATTTAGCTACTTGCTGTTGCGACTCCGTCCCTTCCTGAACAGCTTCTTGCAAGATTTCACGAGCCCCTTCAACATCTCCCATATCAATGTATGCGCGAGCCAAATCAATCTTAGTTTGGACAGGGTCATCTGCAGCAAAATCTAGTTCGCCAGCTGCGGCAGCCTCTGTTAAATCCAGACTAATATCGCCAAACGTACTATCCGCCTCTAAAGCACTTAATCCGACAGGCTCAGCCTCAGCACTTACATCCAAAGGTTCCGCACCAGCACCCGCCAAGTCAAAATCAAAATCAAGTTTGAGGTCATCATCCATTGACTCCGATTGCTCAGCATGAGGCAACTCAGCCAATGCTTCGACCGCCCCTGCGACGGGCACATCAAAATCAGGCAACGTTACATTGCCGAAATCTAAGTTAGAAGCCGATATGGTTTCTACTGAAGGCAATTCAACATCCAAACCATCCAAATCAACCGAAGGCAAGTCAACCGAAAGATCTAAATCCGCCAAGTCTTCCAGTGCGGACAATTCACCAGATTCAGTGCCCAAATCAATCGGCAAATCCAAGGACATCAAACTATCACTGTTAACATCTGTAAGCTCTTCAACCGCATCCAAAGTAGGAGAAGGCAATTTGAAGTCTTCATTTAGAGCAAAATCACTTTCCGCGACAGCATCTAAAGCAGCCGCATCTGCATTATCAACAGCCAAATCTAAATCTAGGTCACCAATCGAAGGTGGGGCATCTAATGACAGGTCAGCAGCAAAATCACTTACTGAGTTATCATGTTTTGCATCCAAGTCCAATTCAAAATCCAAACTTGTATCTTGAGATTGCATAACATCTGGTGCAGTTGGTTCATCTAGCGATGGAGCATCAGACGAGTTTGCCATCGCCATAACACCAGCGACCGCAGCCACTGCTACAGCAGGCGCCACAACACTACTAGTATCAACAACGCCGGCAGGTTCTTTATGGTAAAGCGGATTTTCAGGATCAATTGCACGGCCGTTCATGGCTGCGCTATGCCAATTCTCACCCTGACCATTGGTTACCGCAAATAATGTAGATGCATGCTCTTCATACGAAGCCACATCACGGCGCGCTGCATAAATATCGAGCAACTTCATGCGAATTTCGTGACGAGTCGGATCTTTTTGCAAGGCATCTTTTAGAATTTCTTCTGCCTGTGCATCGCGCCCATACGCCATGTACACTTCAGCTTCTGCAATTGGGTCAACTTCGTCTGTATCAATGGTGCCCAAGCCTTGGCGACTAAAATCGGTCAAGAATGAATTTTCAGTAGCTTGCGTACTAATTACACCCCCGCCTGTACTCCCAAGTACAGTATTAGCCTTCAAGTCGCCACCTGTGATGATACTGTCCTCAAAAACACCTGGCTTTTGACGACGACGGGCATACCATAAGCCACCAGCACCCAGTGCTAACGCCAATATGCCACCACCAAGCGTCAAAGGATCTTCGAGCAAGCCATCAATAAAACTTGGCTCTTCAACAACAGGCGCTTCTACTTGTACTCGGCGCTTAGGCTTAGCAACTTCACTGGCGACTTTCGACGCAACGGAAGCCGCAGCGACAACGGGTTCACTCGCCACAGCCGCGACAGGGCCACTTGCCACAACGGAAGAAGCCACAGGTGCCGCGGTTACCAAAGTAGAAGCCTTAATTGGCTCTGCACTTGCTTTTGCCTTGAGTGCAGCCAGTTTTTCCATATCAGCAACATTTTTTTGCAATGCCGCTACACGCTGATTGGCCTCATCCAGCGCTTTTTGTCTCGTCGCAATCTCTTCTTCAAGCGCTTGCAATTTAGATGCATCACCCGCTTTCTTGGCCGCATCCGCTGCCTTAGATAGCTTTAATACATCTTTATTTTTATCCGTCGCGCTTGCGCCTTGATCTTGCACCTTGGCAGTTATTTTTCCGCCCGATGATTGTTCGCCCAAATCTTTTGCTGGAGCCTTAGCAGCAGACTCAGCAAGCTTGCCACGGTACGAATGCCAATCCGCAGCCTGCACAGTAATTTCTTTAGCCGCCTCTGCTTTTGACACTTGCTTCATTTCATCGGCAGCAGGGACATGCAAAATTTTGCCGCGCTTCAAGCGATTCATATTCCCATCAAATGCAGCGGCATTCGAACGATACAAACTTACCAGCACCTGCTCCAAGCTAACCCCAGAAGGCTGCACTTGTTTTGCAATTGAACTTAAGCTGTCACCAGCTTTAACTTTATAACTATCGCCAGTTGTTGATGCCTGATTTGAATCAGCACCACTAGTAGCTTCATGCTGCTGCGGAGTTTTAGGGGCTGGGGTAGTCGCAGTAGATTTTGACTGTT includes:
- a CDS encoding CvpA family protein, encoding MTQFDYIALAILGLSMFLSVMRGLTQEILALLAWVLSFWCASHFAGQAAEWMPHSLPNDSLRYAAGFIVIFFVTWLLSAIVRITLNQFLMVTGLKPIDRFFGAAFGIVRGFLLMLTLVMLAGLTSFPKSTVWRNAMFSPLFEQSAVLVKPMLPEVLATRIQFE
- a CDS encoding SPOR domain-containing protein translates to MPEASHVAPIALPGKLVSHQEKAPKVVPDATSLQAEENAAVKATAKPIVKPTAKPSPKPTLKPQSTKAPADPKAILEGTSTGKTVEVKSVEPKSDKSNLYYIQIGAYADESKALQTLKKLTDAGIPARSEKVTTPKGELTRVRIGPGHDEAKAKAWLQRLDALGVPGKLIVQAAP
- the folC gene encoding bifunctional tetrahydrofolate synthase/dihydrofolate synthase, which gives rise to MSDSIAMGVERDLAAWLNYLENLHPMAIDMGLERVKTVQQRMGLFPRCLVITVAGTNGKGSVCAMLTRILTIAGYKVGTYTSPHLLKYNERIAINGVPIDDQPIVESFVAIEAARQDISLSYFEFGTLAAVHQFMQQEVDVAILEVGLGGRLDAVNIFEPSVSGVVTIGIDHQAYLGDTREAIAIEKAGVYRPRKAALCADPYPPQSLIDTAHAIGANLQLIGVDFGFEMQAEGQQWVWWDKTGVRKNALPIPALRGKYQMANAAMALGLLEAVKAQLPISLGDIKRGLLEVEWPARFQVLPGRPVVVLDVAHNPHAAAVFRASLDNMGFHPVTHAVLGMMQDKDIEGVIKLVADRIDVWHVAAPNLPRAAQASVLAELIAAHSPLARVIQCESIEKAYQSACEMANEADRILVFGSFYTVSEVMTARGH
- the accD gene encoding acetyl-CoA carboxylase, carboxyltransferase subunit beta — encoded protein: MSWLQKLLPPKIKSRTTPNKSAVPEGLWSKCSACSAVLYRSDLENNLEVCPKCGFHNAVPARERLNQLLDVEGRFEIGSEVKPVDILKFKANKRYSDQLTASASATGEDDAMVVMQGSILTVPVVVAAFEYKFIGGSMGSVVGERFVRGVRVAIENNIPFICVSASGGARMMEGLNSLMQMAKTNAILTKLADKKLPFISLLTDPTMGGVSASFAFIGDVVMAEPGALIGFAGPRVIEQTVRETLPEGFQRSEFLLEKGAIDMIVDRRELRQRLADVLTLLNNQASVN
- the trpA gene encoding tryptophan synthase subunit alpha: MSRIELVMQNLKAANRQALIPFITAGDPNPNQTVKLMHALVAGGADILELGVPFSDPMADGPVIQRASERALKYNVSLRDVLAYVAQFRETNTTTPVVLMGYANPVEAMGYEVFAQAAIAAGVDGVLTVDMPPEEAEESVAVYKKHGLDPIFLLAPTTPESRVKEVARLASGYVYYVSLKGVTGSANLDIAAVAEKLDFLKQYLDLPIGVGFGIRDAESAKNVAKIADAVVIGSRLVQEAELGEEGLAERLTQFLSGVRAAMDTARA
- the trpB gene encoding tryptophan synthase subunit beta, translating into MNDKYQQPDPRGHFGQHGGIYVAETLIPALEELKHEFEAAIKDPAFMAEYRHDLKHYVGRPSPIYHAERWSNAIGGAQIYLKREDLNHTGAHKVNNTIGQALLARRMGKKRVIAETGAGQHGVASATVAARYGMECVVYMGAEDVARQAPNVFRMKLLGATVVAVESGTRTLKDAMNEAMRDWVTNVDSTYYIIGTAAGPHPYPQLVRDFQVVIGEECKVQMQEMIGRQPDAVIACVGGGSNAIGIFHPYIEVPGVRLIGVEAGGDGVETGRHAAPLTSNAKAGVLHGQRSYLMHDGNGQISETHSMSAGLDYPGVGPEHSHLKDIGRAEYVAINDDEAMQAFHDLCKYEGIIPALESSHALAQASKMAATMSKDQILLVNLSGRGDKDIPTIAKKLGIQL
- a CDS encoding phosphoribosylanthranilate isomerase — protein: MIPRIKICGLRDRATALRVIGMGADAIGLVFYPPSPRNVSIELAAEISAALPAFVSTVGLFVNAQAEVVRSVLSAVSLDLLQFHGDETLDECIQYDRAFIKAVRVKPDLNLVEYAQRYVHPLCRGILVDAWVDGVPGGTGEAFDWALLPDTLPLPLILSGGLHPENVAFATQQVQPWAVDVSSGVESSKGIKDLERVQAFINAVHSVR
- the truA gene encoding tRNA pseudouridine(38-40) synthase TruA, with product MEVKRYALAVEYDGHAFNGWQIQPDVATVQGEMERAVGRMAGHSLRVHAAGRTDAGVHATRQIVHFDTAANRPITAWVRGVNSFLPDGVSVLWAKQVPSDFHSRFVATARHYRYLLLQHPIRPSLWAGKVGWIHNQLDLNAIKFASQYLLGEHDFSSFRAAECQALSPVKKMLKIEIGQQGDLIYFDFSATAFLHHMVRNMMGALLHIGKGNESAEWMAWLIEQRNRSVAPPTFMPDGLYLTGVSYPEQYALPTEPEYRFGLI
- a CDS encoding FimV/HubP family polar landmark protein; this translates as MQKSPRFKACVLAVAMAAMPLLTQAAGLGRLNVLSGLGQPFRGEIDLVSVQPNEADSLVVSLAPPESYSTAQIAYPPASLGLRFNIEKRAGGQYYVVVNSTQPISEPFLDLLVELNWAAGRIQREYTALIDPADYSGGSSADKARFASTALPGARTSGAIKEAKQPKQSKSTATTPAPKTPQQHEATSGADSNQASTTGDSYKVKAGDSLSSIAKQVQPSGVSLEQVLVSLYRSNAAAFDGNMNRLKRGKILHVPAADEMKQVSKAEAAKEITVQAADWHSYRGKLAESAAKAPAKDLGEQSSGGKITAKVQDQGASATDKNKDVLKLSKAADAAKKAGDASKLQALEEEIATRQKALDEANQRVAALQKNVADMEKLAALKAKASAEPIKASTLVTAAPVASSVVASGPVAAVASEPVVAAASVASKVASEVAKPKRRVQVEAPVVEEPSFIDGLLEDPLTLGGGILALALGAGGLWYARRRQKPGVFEDSIITGGDLKANTVLGSTGGGVISTQATENSFLTDFSRQGLGTIDTDEVDPIAEAEVYMAYGRDAQAEEILKDALQKDPTRHEIRMKLLDIYAARRDVASYEEHASTLFAVTNGQGENWHSAAMNGRAIDPENPLYHKEPAGVVDTSSVVAPAVAVAAVAGVMAMANSSDAPSLDEPTAPDVMQSQDTSLDFELDLDAKHDNSVSDFAADLSLDAPPSIGDLDLDLAVDNADAAALDAVAESDFALNEDFKLPSPTLDAVEELTDVNSDSLMSLDLPIDLGTESGELSALEDLADLDLSVDLPSVDLDGLDVELPSVETISASNLDFGNVTLPDFDVPVAGAVEALAELPHAEQSESMDDDLKLDFDFDLAGAGAEPLDVSAEAEPVGLSALEADSTFGDISLDLTEAAAAGELDFAADDPVQTKIDLARAYIDMGDVEGAREILQEAVQEGTESQQQVAKSLLADL